A DNA window from Bradyrhizobium barranii subsp. barranii contains the following coding sequences:
- a CDS encoding class I SAM-dependent methyltransferase — MPGDFEGRGSLALPVQRLRNSGRSAIAGAYSCARLMGGIQLCHDESAPMNNRVVRDFWNEAACGEAAYAVGIDASNRFSSQRETRYELEPFIKPFARFEEGHEQAVLEIGVGMGADHERWARSGPARLCGIDLTPRAVDLTRERLALAHLESELRVADGERLPFPDATFDIVYSWGVLHHSADTTQAFKEVARVLKPRGTARIMIYHKWSIVGLMLWLRYGRLSSSLASIYANHLESPGTKAYSTKEAAAIVEASGLQMVKMEVELSPGDLLSGATGQRHRGRLLSIARRLWPRALLLAVARQLGLYLMIEAIRPSE, encoded by the coding sequence TTGCCGGGAGATTTTGAAGGCCGAGGGAGCCTTGCCCTGCCGGTGCAGAGGCTGCGGAACTCCGGCAGATCGGCAATCGCCGGCGCCTATTCTTGTGCCAGGCTCATGGGGGGGATACAGTTGTGCCATGATGAGAGTGCTCCCATGAACAACAGGGTTGTCCGCGATTTCTGGAACGAGGCCGCCTGCGGCGAGGCCGCTTATGCCGTCGGCATCGACGCCTCAAATCGCTTCTCCAGCCAACGCGAGACGAGGTACGAGCTCGAGCCCTTCATCAAGCCCTTCGCCCGCTTCGAAGAGGGCCACGAGCAGGCTGTACTCGAAATCGGCGTTGGCATGGGTGCTGACCATGAACGATGGGCGCGCAGCGGACCCGCCCGCCTTTGCGGCATTGACTTGACCCCGCGCGCCGTCGACCTGACGCGCGAACGCCTCGCCCTCGCCCACCTTGAGTCCGAGCTCCGAGTGGCCGACGGGGAACGGCTTCCTTTTCCGGATGCGACGTTCGATATCGTCTACAGCTGGGGCGTTCTGCACCACAGTGCCGATACAACGCAGGCGTTCAAGGAGGTTGCCCGTGTGCTGAAGCCCCGGGGCACTGCGCGGATCATGATCTACCACAAGTGGTCGATCGTCGGTCTCATGCTCTGGCTTCGCTATGGACGATTGTCGTCCAGCCTTGCCTCGATCTATGCGAACCACCTCGAAAGCCCCGGCACCAAGGCCTACTCGACGAAGGAGGCGGCCGCGATCGTCGAGGCCAGCGGCTTGCAGATGGTCAAGATGGAAGTCGAACTGAGCCCGGGTGACTTACTTTCCGGCGCAACGGGCCAGCGTCATCGCGGACGTCTTCTGTCGATCGCCCGGCGCCTTTGGCCGCGTGCGCTCCTGCTTGCTGTGGCGCGCCAGCTCGGCCTCTACCTCATGATCGAAGCGATCCGCCCCTCAGAATAG
- the asnB gene encoding asparagine synthase (glutamine-hydrolyzing) — protein MCGIVGLLSYGDAGRVDRSVLDRMRDAMAHRGPDGGDGWVSDDRKIGLGHRRLSIVDLNVAATQPMRNEDGTVIITFNGEIYNHAKLRPELVARGHKFRTDHSDTEVLVHGYEEWGLDGLLERIEGDYAFGIWDERKGLLSLARDRIGVKPLYFARIKGCFAFASEMKALVEHPDFVREIDPYAMYHYLSFLTTPAPLTMMRGIYKLPAGCSMTIDRSGKATISRYWDAMPGRGIDPGETANLSEAALEEFYVSGIRDRLRASVEKRMMSDVPMGVFLSGGVDSSTNVALMSEFSSRPVETFTIGFSDYKHLNEYEQANQIARQFGTNHHEIGISKKDMINYLPQMLHSQDEPIADWVCIPLYFVSKLAHDNGMKVVQVGEGSDEQFCGYSGYMTYLKMYHKYWAPFRKYLPQPAQRLAAGTANLLSGIHPKLPVYADVIDRAARSREHFWSGAMVFPDLMKSQLVDSAAIAAANDDHADAAGLLDPEYLKLDSFNIVRSFMDPLDAKFPNLDPLTRMIHSEFRLRLPELLLMRVDKIGMSESLEARVPFLDHKLVEFSMDIPEEWKTKGGEPKYLLKKAVEGLIPDNIIYRKKMGFGAPMSDWMRSDFGRAVRTSVFSSGLMRRGFLNASYIEKLFDWHFTGRTDTSLYLWAIYNLTAWYDLWIDRKAVDTSQLSDAVA, from the coding sequence ATGTGCGGAATAGTGGGTTTGCTATCTTACGGCGACGCCGGCAGGGTCGATCGTAGCGTCCTGGATCGCATGCGCGACGCCATGGCGCATCGCGGGCCGGACGGCGGAGACGGCTGGGTCTCGGACGACCGCAAAATCGGGCTCGGCCACCGCCGTCTCTCGATCGTCGACCTCAACGTCGCCGCGACGCAGCCGATGCGCAACGAGGACGGCACCGTCATCATCACCTTCAACGGTGAAATCTACAATCACGCCAAGCTCAGGCCTGAGCTCGTCGCCCGTGGGCACAAGTTCCGTACCGATCACAGCGACACAGAAGTGCTGGTGCACGGCTACGAGGAGTGGGGCCTCGACGGCCTGCTCGAGCGGATCGAGGGCGACTACGCCTTCGGGATCTGGGACGAGCGCAAGGGGCTGCTGTCGCTCGCGCGAGACCGCATCGGCGTCAAACCGCTCTATTTCGCCCGGATTAAGGGATGCTTCGCCTTCGCATCGGAGATGAAGGCGCTGGTTGAGCATCCCGACTTCGTGCGCGAGATCGACCCATACGCGATGTACCACTACCTTTCGTTCCTGACGACACCGGCGCCGCTGACGATGATGCGCGGCATCTACAAGCTGCCGGCCGGATGCAGCATGACGATCGATCGTTCCGGCAAGGCGACGATCTCGCGATACTGGGACGCGATGCCCGGACGCGGCATCGACCCGGGCGAGACCGCCAATCTTTCGGAGGCGGCGCTCGAGGAGTTCTACGTCAGCGGCATTCGCGACCGGCTCCGCGCCAGCGTGGAGAAGCGGATGATGTCGGACGTGCCGATGGGCGTGTTCCTGTCGGGCGGCGTCGATTCATCGACCAACGTGGCGTTGATGAGCGAATTCTCCAGCCGCCCCGTGGAGACCTTCACGATCGGATTCAGCGACTACAAGCATCTGAACGAATACGAGCAGGCCAATCAGATCGCACGTCAGTTCGGCACAAATCATCATGAGATTGGGATCAGCAAGAAGGACATGATCAACTACCTGCCGCAGATGCTGCACTCGCAGGACGAGCCGATCGCCGACTGGGTGTGCATCCCGCTCTATTTCGTCTCCAAGCTCGCGCACGACAACGGCATGAAGGTGGTCCAGGTCGGCGAAGGCTCGGACGAGCAGTTCTGCGGCTATTCGGGCTACATGACGTACCTGAAGATGTATCACAAATACTGGGCGCCGTTCCGCAAGTATCTGCCGCAGCCGGCACAGCGCCTTGCGGCGGGCACTGCCAATCTGCTTTCGGGGATTCATCCGAAGCTACCGGTCTATGCTGACGTCATCGATCGCGCGGCCCGAAGCCGCGAGCATTTCTGGTCCGGCGCGATGGTGTTCCCCGATCTGATGAAGAGCCAGCTCGTTGACTCCGCCGCCATCGCGGCCGCCAACGACGATCACGCGGACGCGGCGGGGTTGCTCGATCCCGAATATCTGAAGCTCGACAGCTTCAATATCGTCCGCAGCTTCATGGATCCCCTGGATGCCAAGTTCCCCAACCTTGATCCGCTGACGCGCATGATCCACAGCGAGTTCAGGCTGCGCTTGCCCGAGCTACTGCTGATGCGGGTCGACAAGATCGGTATGTCGGAGTCGCTGGAAGCTCGCGTCCCCTTCCTCGACCACAAGCTCGTCGAGTTCTCGATGGACATTCCCGAGGAATGGAAGACCAAGGGCGGCGAGCCGAAATATCTTCTGAAGAAGGCCGTCGAGGGCCTGATCCCCGACAACATCATCTATCGCAAGAAGATGGGCTTCGGCGCGCCGATGAGTGACTGGATGCGCAGCGATTTCGGCCGTGCGGTCCGGACGTCGGTGTTCTCTTCGGGGTTGATGCGGCGCGGCTTCCTGAATGCCTCCTATATCGAGAAGCTGTTCGACTGGCACTTCACCGGGCGGACCGATACCAGCCTGTATCTCTGGGCGATCTACAATCTGACCGCCTGGTATGATTTGTGGATAGATCGCAAGGCGGTCGATACGTCGCAGTTGTCCGATGCGGTTGCTTGA
- a CDS encoding alginate lyase family protein, whose product MRLLDAARRARRILGKSPTYVASRAWQEGERELDRWLAPMRERSLSRGRLLAMARASSIDELWTRLRQRPYPAWTSAMDSAALDRVEPGESARIRDAARLACARTVDLLGTGPVALGRPIDWARDYRVGMGWPGGFARSIDYVNRDRPSDVKVPWEISRLQWLIPAGQAYLLDADEQYAVAARDILQEWMDGNPLGYTVNWSCTMEAAMRLFIWTWLFHVFANSPSWRDEDFRAKFLACLYLHGDFTLRHIEKADVNGNHYTADLAGLVMAGHFFGDVGNAGRWQDAGWRGLQEEIEKQVFADGVDFEASVPYHRLVCELFVWPALFRKACGASLTDSYVQRLRAMARFAAAYSRPDGTSPLWGDADDARALPFGGQKLGDHRYLVSLIALAFGDSDLAAQAEGPRSELVWVVGPDLAASFAPAVRSPASSMAFPHGGAYVMRAGDHHVFIDCGPVGLAGRGGHGHNDALSFEAWLAGAPVVIDRGSFVYTASFEKRNEFRSTSSHNTPGIDGAEMNRFDPGNLWNLQDDAQAECTTWRTGDEQDLFAGRHQGYRRLGVDVAREISLDRRSGRVEIVDTIDGEGEHEIAVPLHLAPSVRVDRSGAAVRLASAGRLFSLSASGGGWELTIEPTLISPSYGVVEPSHRLVWRRQGALPARLAVTIMPDGNDTSCPP is encoded by the coding sequence ATGCGGTTGCTTGACGCGGCGCGCCGCGCCAGGAGGATTCTCGGCAAATCTCCGACCTACGTTGCCAGCCGCGCCTGGCAGGAGGGGGAGCGCGAGCTCGACCGCTGGCTTGCGCCGATGCGGGAGCGAAGCCTCTCGCGCGGGCGGCTGCTTGCGATGGCGCGGGCCTCCTCCATCGATGAATTATGGACACGGCTGCGCCAGCGCCCGTATCCGGCCTGGACATCGGCGATGGATTCCGCGGCGCTCGACCGCGTCGAGCCGGGCGAGAGCGCGCGGATTCGCGACGCCGCACGCCTTGCTTGCGCACGAACAGTCGACCTGCTCGGGACCGGGCCGGTCGCGCTCGGCAGGCCGATCGACTGGGCCCGCGATTACCGGGTGGGGATGGGGTGGCCGGGAGGCTTCGCGCGATCGATCGACTACGTGAACCGCGATCGTCCCAGCGACGTCAAGGTGCCCTGGGAGATTTCACGACTGCAATGGCTGATTCCGGCGGGACAGGCCTACCTGCTGGATGCCGACGAGCAATATGCCGTCGCCGCCCGCGATATCCTGCAGGAGTGGATGGATGGCAATCCGCTCGGCTACACCGTGAACTGGTCCTGCACGATGGAAGCCGCGATGCGGCTCTTCATCTGGACCTGGCTGTTTCATGTATTCGCGAACAGCCCCTCGTGGCGCGACGAGGACTTTCGCGCGAAGTTTCTGGCCTGCCTTTACCTCCACGGCGACTTCACGCTGAGGCACATCGAGAAAGCCGATGTCAACGGCAACCACTACACCGCGGATCTTGCCGGCCTGGTGATGGCCGGCCACTTTTTCGGCGACGTGGGGAATGCCGGTCGCTGGCAAGATGCCGGCTGGCGAGGGCTGCAAGAGGAAATCGAAAAGCAGGTCTTCGCCGACGGGGTCGATTTCGAGGCGTCGGTGCCCTATCACCGGCTGGTCTGCGAACTCTTCGTGTGGCCGGCACTGTTCCGCAAGGCCTGCGGCGCCAGCCTGACGGACAGTTACGTCCAGCGGCTGCGCGCGATGGCGCGATTTGCCGCGGCCTATTCGCGCCCCGACGGCACCAGCCCGCTGTGGGGGGATGCCGACGACGCAAGAGCGTTGCCATTCGGTGGGCAGAAGCTCGGCGACCATCGCTATCTGGTCAGTCTGATTGCACTGGCATTCGGCGATAGCGATCTGGCGGCGCAAGCGGAGGGGCCTCGCTCCGAACTCGTCTGGGTGGTCGGACCCGACTTGGCCGCATCATTCGCGCCAGCCGTTCGCTCGCCGGCGTCGTCGATGGCATTCCCGCACGGCGGCGCGTATGTCATGCGCGCCGGGGATCATCACGTATTCATTGATTGCGGCCCGGTCGGCCTCGCCGGCCGCGGCGGCCACGGACACAACGACGCGCTGTCGTTTGAAGCCTGGCTCGCTGGCGCGCCGGTCGTCATCGACCGCGGCTCGTTCGTCTATACGGCCTCGTTCGAGAAGCGAAACGAGTTTCGTTCGACCTCGTCCCACAACACGCCCGGGATCGATGGCGCGGAGATGAACCGCTTCGACCCCGGCAATCTCTGGAACCTCCAGGACGATGCGCAGGCCGAATGCACGACTTGGCGGACCGGCGACGAGCAGGACCTGTTTGCCGGTAGGCATCAGGGCTACCGGCGCCTCGGCGTCGACGTTGCGCGGGAAATCAGCCTGGACAGGCGATCGGGCCGTGTCGAGATCGTCGATACCATCGACGGCGAAGGCGAACACGAGATCGCCGTACCTTTGCATCTGGCGCCTTCCGTCCGCGTCGACCGCAGCGGCGCCGCGGTCCGCCTTGCTTCAGCGGGACGTCTGTTCTCCCTTTCGGCATCTGGTGGCGGTTGGGAGCTGACCATCGAGCCCACGTTGATCTCGCCGAGCTACGGCGTTGTCGAGCCATCGCATCGGCTGGTGTGGCGCAGGCAGGGAGCCTTGCCGGCGAGGCTGGCGGTAACGATCATGCCGGACGGGAACGATACCTCGTGCCCTCCTTGA
- a CDS encoding oligosaccharide flippase family protein, with product MPSLIHTYAEMLLARGLAILGSFGVAILTARMLGPAERGHYYYIVTLAAIALQIASLGIQSSNTYLIARTPALLAQIMANSLWLAILAGVAAAAGVLAVDLAIGGSEQNVMFVAIVTALTPSLLLFLYLSNIAVALNRPRTFNGLIILNGVVAIGAALLACWLAPRLGGFLVAAVIASLVACVAAWAVLAKGVDIPRRFDFGLFRDGIAFALRAHIATLLGFVMGRMSVMVLRQFGEFADIGYWSIAAQIADALLILPSTIGLLLFPALVRAKGAARMQQYKVALLQITLLMALVCTASAVLASPIVTIIFGKAYEPAVAIILALLPGVFFIGVASAASQFLSASGFPWSQVMAWLCAATLQAALSVALFGQFGAVGLAWIQSASAGFVCVWLLLNSVRSGLSADL from the coding sequence GTGCCCTCCTTGATCCACACCTATGCTGAGATGCTGTTGGCGCGGGGCCTCGCTATCCTCGGCTCGTTCGGCGTGGCGATCCTGACGGCGCGCATGCTCGGTCCCGCCGAGCGCGGGCACTATTACTACATCGTGACGCTCGCTGCGATTGCCCTGCAGATCGCCTCCCTCGGCATTCAGTCGAGCAACACGTACTTGATTGCGCGGACGCCGGCGCTGCTCGCTCAGATCATGGCCAACTCGTTGTGGCTTGCGATCCTGGCCGGGGTTGCGGCGGCGGCGGGCGTCCTTGCAGTCGATCTGGCGATCGGCGGTTCCGAACAAAACGTCATGTTCGTCGCCATCGTGACGGCGCTGACACCGTCGCTGCTCCTGTTCCTTTACCTGTCCAACATCGCGGTCGCTCTTAATCGCCCCAGGACCTTCAACGGTCTGATCATCCTCAACGGCGTCGTTGCCATCGGTGCGGCGCTGCTCGCATGCTGGCTTGCTCCACGGCTTGGGGGCTTCCTGGTTGCTGCGGTCATCGCCTCGCTCGTCGCCTGCGTCGCCGCCTGGGCCGTCCTGGCGAAGGGCGTCGACATTCCGCGGCGCTTCGACTTCGGCCTGTTCCGGGACGGTATCGCATTTGCGCTGCGGGCTCATATCGCGACTCTGCTCGGCTTCGTCATGGGCCGCATGAGCGTCATGGTGCTCAGGCAATTCGGCGAGTTTGCGGATATCGGTTACTGGTCGATTGCGGCACAGATCGCCGACGCGTTGCTGATCCTGCCCTCGACGATCGGCCTTCTGCTGTTTCCCGCGCTCGTGCGTGCGAAAGGTGCGGCGCGAATGCAGCAGTACAAGGTCGCGTTGCTACAGATCACCTTGCTGATGGCGCTGGTCTGCACAGCCAGCGCCGTGCTGGCGAGCCCGATCGTCACAATCATATTCGGGAAAGCGTACGAGCCGGCCGTGGCCATCATCCTCGCGCTGCTTCCCGGTGTATTCTTCATCGGCGTCGCCTCCGCAGCCTCCCAGTTCCTGTCGGCGAGCGGATTTCCCTGGTCGCAGGTCATGGCCTGGCTCTGCGCGGCGACCCTGCAGGCCGCTCTCTCGGTTGCGCTGTTTGGACAGTTCGGTGCCGTTGGTCTGGCGTGGATTCAGAGTGCGAGTGCCGGATTTGTCTGTGTCTGGCTGCTTCTCAACAGCGTCAGGTCCGGCCTTTCCGCCGATCTCTGA
- a CDS encoding heparinase II/III family protein, whose product MRSEQIINRVKRRILPPSIAHGPAPGLRTPTARWRNAAGRPATMVSPRRFRILGQVAELPDGAGWNNPAMPKLWLYNLHYFDDLRAEASEARASWHRDLIDAWIAENRPMTGNGWEPYTISLRIVNWVAWALAGNDLGSAVRDSLATQTRALNSSLEYHLLGNHLLANAKALVFAGCYFSGGEADRWRRTGLDLLQREWREQVLSDGGHFELSPMYHAILLEDVLDLIQLSRIYPHELAEAAAQWPALAERMLAWLGEMVHPDGEIAFFNDAALGIARTYRQLADYGASLHVLRSEATGRLADSGYVRLRSGPWLAILDTAEVGPSYLPGHAHADTLSLEVSFGDRRLITNSGTSSYAHDAIRDEERSTGAHATVEIDAENSTEVWASFRVGRRAHPFGRSVSVTGHIQSASASHDGYRWLPGRPVHCRSVTVSPTSLVVRDRVTGEGNHTIIGRFPLHPLVGHICPDGQGWSIEVPGEPRLRVSARGASQFLLNDGYYAPSFGHRILRPVLAWSYTGGLPMEVETRFEL is encoded by the coding sequence TTGCGTTCCGAACAGATCATCAATCGCGTCAAGCGCCGAATTCTTCCGCCCAGCATCGCGCATGGACCCGCACCTGGTTTGCGCACGCCGACGGCGAGATGGCGGAATGCTGCGGGCCGGCCGGCCACCATGGTGTCCCCCCGACGCTTCCGGATTCTTGGGCAGGTGGCGGAGCTGCCGGACGGTGCCGGCTGGAACAATCCGGCAATGCCGAAGCTGTGGCTGTACAACCTGCACTATTTCGACGATTTGCGCGCAGAGGCAAGCGAGGCCCGTGCGTCATGGCATCGCGACCTGATCGACGCCTGGATTGCCGAAAATCGTCCCATGACGGGAAACGGCTGGGAACCGTATACGATATCGCTGCGCATCGTGAACTGGGTCGCATGGGCGCTGGCGGGCAACGATCTGGGCTCCGCCGTGCGCGACAGCTTGGCAACGCAGACGCGCGCGCTGAACTCCTCGCTCGAGTATCATCTGCTGGGCAACCATCTGCTCGCGAACGCGAAAGCCCTTGTGTTCGCGGGTTGCTATTTCTCGGGGGGCGAAGCAGACCGATGGCGACGCACCGGCCTGGATCTGCTGCAACGGGAGTGGCGCGAACAGGTGCTGTCGGACGGCGGCCACTTTGAGCTCAGTCCGATGTATCACGCCATCCTGCTCGAGGATGTCCTGGATCTCATTCAGCTTTCGAGGATCTATCCGCACGAGCTTGCTGAAGCGGCGGCGCAATGGCCGGCTTTGGCCGAGCGTATGCTGGCCTGGCTGGGTGAAATGGTCCATCCGGACGGGGAAATCGCCTTCTTCAATGACGCGGCGTTAGGCATCGCGAGGACGTACAGGCAGCTTGCGGACTATGGGGCATCGCTGCACGTCTTGCGGAGCGAGGCGACCGGTCGGCTGGCTGACAGCGGGTACGTGCGGCTGCGCTCCGGTCCCTGGCTCGCGATCCTCGACACGGCCGAAGTCGGCCCCTCCTACCTGCCAGGGCATGCGCATGCAGACACGCTCTCGCTCGAAGTGTCGTTTGGCGATCGTCGGTTGATCACCAACTCCGGGACTTCGTCTTACGCCCACGATGCAATTCGAGATGAAGAGCGTTCGACCGGCGCCCACGCGACTGTCGAGATCGATGCAGAGAATTCAACCGAAGTGTGGGCCAGCTTTCGCGTCGGGCGGCGTGCGCATCCATTCGGCAGATCGGTATCCGTGACCGGCCACATCCAGTCGGCCTCCGCCAGTCACGATGGGTACCGCTGGCTCCCTGGCCGACCAGTCCACTGCCGCAGCGTCACGGTGTCGCCGACTTCGCTAGTTGTTCGGGACCGTGTTACGGGCGAGGGAAACCACACGATCATCGGTCGTTTTCCGCTGCACCCGCTGGTCGGTCATATTTGCCCGGACGGGCAAGGCTGGTCGATCGAGGTGCCAGGGGAGCCGCGGCTTCGTGTGTCAGCGAGGGGAGCGTCGCAATTCCTGCTGAACGACGGGTACTACGCGCCGAGTTTTGGGCACCGAATCTTGCGACCGGTCCTTGCCTGGAGCTATACCGGCGGGCTACCCATGGAAGTCGAAACCCGGTTCGAGCTCTGA